The Eubacterium maltosivorans genome includes the window AGGTTACGTTGTAGATGTCTAAAATTCCACCACGCAGCGCAAATTGTCCCTTCGACTCTACCTGATAAACTCTTTCGTAGCCCAAGCTCACAAGCTTTACAACCAATGCTTCCAAATCAAAGGTATCACCATTGTTAATTGAAAAAAACAGCGCTTCCATGGCTTCCCTGGAAACCATTTTTTTCAAAATGCTGTCAATTGATGCTACGATAATATATTTTTTTCCCGAAAACAGCTTTTCAATCACGGTCATACGCTGATGAGCAATATCCTGGCTATGAGCATCCGAAAAATAATCATGAACCGGCTCCAGAGGATAGTATAACACATCAGTATCTCTGAACTTTCTCAGAATTTCAGCCTTTTTTTGAGCATCTCTATCGGAATGGGTGATAAACAAAACATTCGTATCAAAATGTTCATAGGTCAAAAGCGTTAAAAAACCTTTTAGGCCAGTCTTGACATTTGAGAGATTAACCCCTATGGATTCTTCAATGGCTTCAAATATTTTTTCGATTTTAGGTGTTCCTTTTAAGTCATTAAACAGTCGATCCATTTCCTCTCCTTATACAGCACTAGCCCGGATCAACTGACCCGGGCTTTGTACTTATTTATTTTACTGATTCTGAACCTCAGAATCCTTTTTTTCTGCTTTCTCGGCTTTTTCTTTCCGATTTAAACGGTTCATGGCAAAATCGATATCTTCATTTATATAGTACTGTACCGCTTCTGCCGCTTTTTTTACTGCTTCACGCATTACTTCCATTTCATCCGGTGTAAATTTACTAAGAACATAGTTTGCCAAATCCCATTGAGGCGGCTTTTTCCCAATTCCTATCCGAATTCTTGGAAAATTTTGATCTTGAAGCTGATAGATAATCGAGCGCATACCATTATGCGTTCCCGCACTTCCCTTTTTCCTTATTCTTATCTTGCCTGGATCAAGATCAATATCGTCATAAATAACCAACGTATTCTCCAGCGGCACATCATAATAGGATACCAGTTCCTCTACACAAAGGCCGCTGTTATTCATATAGGTCATTGGTTTAACCAACATTACTTTTTCGCCATTCTCAAAATAAACGCCTGTTAATCCTTCGTGCTCATCCTTTGTAATCTGGACATTCTTTTGGCCTGCAATATAGTCAACCGCCTCAAATCCAATATTATGGCGTGTTAAGGCATACTCTCTGCCTGGATTGCCAAGTCCTATAATCAAATACATGAAAGTTTATACGTATCTTTCTGAAAATAATTTACTGAGAGAACGGCCAAAATGAACGTAGTCGATGGCGCGGCCAAATAAAGTTCCGGTAGAAAGGATTTTGATTTTATCAATCCTTTTTTCTTCTGGAACTACAAGCGTGTCCAGGGTAATCAACTCTTCAATGGCCGAATTCTGGATTCTGTCAATGGCTGGACCAGAGAAAACTCCGTGAGTACAAGCCGCCCGCACCGATTTTGCTCCCAGCTTCATCAAAGCGTCAGCACCTGTTGTAATGGTTCCGGCTGTATCGATCATATCATCAATCAAGATACAATTCTTTCCTTCAACATTACCAATGACGTTCATGACTTCAGTAACATTTGGTCTTGGACGTTGCTTATCAATAATTGCAAAAGGACATTCCAGAGTTCTCGCTAATTTTCTGGAACGCTTAACACTTCCTGCATCCGGTGACACAACCACCATGTCATCCAGACGAAGATTTTTAAAATATTCAGCGATTAAACCGCCGCCGGATAAATGATCTAAAGGAATATCAAAAAATCCCTGGATTTGATTGGAATGAAGATCCATGGTAATAACACGGTCTGCGCCAGCCGTTGTAATCAAATTTGCGACCAGTTTCGCTGTGATCGGATCTCTGGATTTTGCTTTACGATCCTGTCTTGCATAGCCATAATAAGGAATAACCGCATTGATACGGCCCGCTGAAGCTCTGCGCATCGCGTCAATGATAATCAACAGCTCCATCAGATTGTCATTACAAGGATTCCCTGTTGACTGGATAACGTAAACATCTGCTCCACGAACAGATTCAAATACATTAAGACCAATTTCCCCATCACTGAAATGAAGAATATCTGCATTGCACAGCTGTACTTCCAAATAGTCTGCGATATCCTCGGCTAATTTTCTGTTGGAATTACCCGCAATGATCTTAATTCCGCCAAATTTTCCATCCATCTTTTTTTGCACCTCATATTTTATTTAAATTTAATTATTTACTGATTTTTTTAATTTGTTTCATCTGAAGGGCATACCCTTCTTTATTTACCTGACGGGCACGCGCAACAGCCAGAGTATCTTCCGGTACATCATCGGTAATGGTTGAGCCGGCTGCGACATAGGAACCTTCTTTTACTGTTACCGGAGAAACCAGATTACTGTTGCAGCCGATAAAGCAATTATCTTCAACGACCGTGCGGTACTTGTTTGTACCGTCATAATTCACAAAAACCGTGCCACAGCCCAGATTAACATTTTTTCCAACTTCAGCATCGCCGATGTAGGTTAAATGCGACGCCTTCGCGCCATCTTTCATAACAGCATTCTTAACCTCAACAAAATCGCCAACCTTGACATTTTTTCCAATATGGCTGTTAGGACGCAAGTAGGCGTATGGACCCACATGGGTATTCTCATCGACAAAGCTGTCTAATACGGTGGAAATCTGAATATCTACGCCGTCTGCAATGGTGGAATTTACAATACGACTGTTATGACCGATCACACAGTTTTCTCCGATGATCACCCTGCCTTCTGTGATAACGCCAGGATAAATAGTGGTGTCTTTTCCAATCTTTGTCTCTGCACTCAGGTAAGTGTTTTCAGGGTCAATAATGATTGCGCCCGCTTCCATCAAGGAAGTATTAATTCGGCGGCGCATGATTTTTCCAATTTCAGCCAACTGCACCTTTGAATTTACAGCTGCTATATCATCCACATCTGGAGTAGGGTAAGAACCTACTTTTTTACCCATTCCCCTCAAAATTTCAATGGTATCGGTGAGATAATATTCACCCTGGACATTATCAGAATTAATTGCCTGCAACGCTGTCTTTAATGCCTGTGCATCAAAACAGTACATTCCAGAATTAATTTCCTTTATGCCGCGTTCTTCGTCGGTCGCATCCTTGTGCTCTACAATTTTAATCAGTTCATCACCATTTTTGACGATTCTTCCATAACCTGTCGGATCATCGAAAACAGCAGTTAATACCGTCGCTGAAAAGCCGCCGTCTTCATGTGCTTTTACAAGCTCCTCCAATGTCTCTTTACGGACCAGTGGCGCGTCGCCAACTAAAACAAGCACATTGCCATTAAAATTTTCAAAGAACGGCAGTGCCTGAAGAACGGCGTGCCCTGTGCCAAGCTGTTCCTTTTGCTCGATCGCTGTAATATTTTCGGGGAGAGCAGCTTTGACAATATCTGCTTTATAGCCAACAATTACGGCGGTATCATCCGCACCAGCAGCTTCACTGGCAGAAATGACATAATCCAGCATTGCTTTTCCGCCGACTTCATGGAGTACCTTTGGTTTTTCAGAGACCATCCGCGTCCCATGACCGGCAGCCAAAATCACTGTTTTGGTTGATTTCATTTTTTAATTCTCCAATATTCCAGTATAAAACCTGAATTTTATATTAACATTCATATAAAGGGACTCTTTACCATGAAAAATAATACCCTTTATCGTGATAAATGTCTACAGCTAATTTACTTTTGTAAACGTCAAAAGAGGGAACCATGTTCCCTCCTCTTAATTTAATGCTTTTCTGTTTGTACTAAAATGATTATAGAACCCCTTATTCTTCTGAATCATCTTCAAAATCTACTTCAAGATCAATTTCTTCGGGCTCAGTCTCTTCAGCTTTTTCCAAAACTGCTTTTTCATAGGCTTCCAAAACGATTCCTTGCATTTCCTTGCGGGTACTGGAGGTGATCGGATGACAGATGTCTTTAAAATCTCCGTCCGGTGTTTTTCTACTAGGCATTGCAATGAAATAACCATTCTGTCCTTCGATTACCTTAATATCATGCACGACAAATTCATCGTCAAATGTAACCGATACGATCCCTCTCATTTTCCCTGTTGGATAAATTTTTCTTACTCTTACGTCTGTAATTACCATAATGTAAGCCTCCCCTTCGATTGTAGTAAATAAAATCACATCTTACTATACCTTTACATTATAGTACCATATTTCAGACAAAATTAAAACAAAAACTTACCCGATTATTTTGTATTCTATCACCATTTTATAGACATCATTTCACAGTCAACTCTACAAGCGTTTTTTCTTTGTCATTTAACGAGGTACACATGCGCAATAGTGGTAAATAATTATCCACAAGCTTTTCATTTGGTTCTTCTGTCACAAATATAACGCAGGGTCCGATAATGACAGCTCCAACTTCCTCCATTAAATTCATCATCCCCTTAGCAGTCCCCCCGCCTTTCATAAAATCGTCAATAATCAATACTTTTTTGCCCTCAAGGTTGACTCTCCGGCTCAGATACATGGTATTAATTTTATTCGTCGAGCCGGAAACATAGTTCATGCTTGTTGTGGTACCCTCTGTCACTTTATTCGACCTTCTGATAACTGTCATGGGAACATTTAAAAACCGCGCGCTCTCAAGGGCTACGGGAATTCCCTTCGTTTCTGTCGTCACAACATACTCTACGCCCTGTTCAAGATATTTTCCCGCAATAATTTTCCCTAAACGCTGCGCGTAATAAGGGCTGGACAGAATATCGCTGTAATAAAGAAATCCTCCCTGAATTTTACGTTCAGGCTCCATGAGTCTTTCTGCTATTTCCAAAAGAATTGCTCTTTCCTCTTCATCTGGCACAACTGGCAGATATTTAACGCCACCCGCCGCACCGGACACTGTTTCAATTTTTCCCATTTTCATCATTTCCACCGCACTTTTTACAATTGCTACGTCTTCACAAACGCTTGTTTTAGACGCATCAAAAAGCTGGCTGAAATAATTATAGGTCAGAACCCTATTAGGGTTGTCTGTCAATATTTTTGTAATTGCACAAACACGTTCATTTTTTTTCATTTATTCACCTATAAAACCCGAACATTTTTTAGTCTATTTATAATTTTATTCATATTCAAAAAAAGTGCAAGTCTTTTTCGTCTTTCCTTAATAAAATTCCTTACTGCTGGGACTTTATCTTAATAAATAGCTGTGATATAATTCTTGTAGTCCATGAGAACTATAAGGAGCAAACAAATTGAAAGAAATATTAAAAAAGAAATTCAATCGTCCAGTTGAAAAGATATTTTTCATCGGTATTGGAGGCAGCAGCATGAGCGGACTGGCAGGGATGGCCCTGGACCAGGGCTTTAAAGTGGAAGGTTCCGATATGATTGAGTCCTCTTATACCGGAAAGCTGAAAGAGCGCGATGTCAAAATCCATATCGGACATGATTACAACAATATCCCGCAAGATACAGACATGGTTGTCTATTCTGCAGCCATTCATGAAGATAATCCCGACATGGTTCGCGCTAAGGATCTTGGCCTGCCAATAGTCGAACGTTCGGATTATCTCGGCTTGCTGTCTCTAGCCTTTGATAAAACCATTGGCGTCGCAGGGACACACGGAAAAACAACAACATCTTCCATGATCGCCGCCTTACTGCACTATGCTGATTTTGACCCAAGTGTCAGCATTGGAGGAAAGCTACCGGAAATCGGCGGTAACGCCTGCCTGGGAAACAGCGACTATTTTGTTATCGAATCCTGCGAATATGTAGATTCCTTTTTAAAAACATCCCATTATATTGGTATTATTACAAACATTGAAGAGGATCATCTTGATTATTTTACCGGTGGACTTCCACAAATTAAGGAGTCCTTCCACAAGTTTGGTGCAATTCTTCCGCCAGACGG containing:
- the pth gene encoding aminoacyl-tRNA hydrolase, with translation MYLIIGLGNPGREYALTRHNIGFEAVDYIAGQKNVQITKDEHEGLTGVYFENGEKVMLVKPMTYMNNSGLCVEELVSYYDVPLENTLVIYDDIDLDPGKIRIRKKGSAGTHNGMRSIIYQLQDQNFPRIRIGIGKKPPQWDLANYVLSKFTPDEMEVMREAVKKAAEAVQYYINEDIDFAMNRLNRKEKAEKAEKKDSEVQNQ
- a CDS encoding ribose-phosphate diphosphokinase; this translates as MDGKFGGIKIIAGNSNRKLAEDIADYLEVQLCNADILHFSDGEIGLNVFESVRGADVYVIQSTGNPCNDNLMELLIIIDAMRRASAGRINAVIPYYGYARQDRKAKSRDPITAKLVANLITTAGADRVITMDLHSNQIQGFFDIPLDHLSGGGLIAEYFKNLRLDDMVVVSPDAGSVKRSRKLARTLECPFAIIDKQRPRPNVTEVMNVIGNVEGKNCILIDDMIDTAGTITTGADALMKLGAKSVRAACTHGVFSGPAIDRIQNSAIEELITLDTLVVPEEKRIDKIKILSTGTLFGRAIDYVHFGRSLSKLFSERYV
- the glmU gene encoding bifunctional UDP-N-acetylglucosamine diphosphorylase/glucosamine-1-phosphate N-acetyltransferase GlmU, with translation MKSTKTVILAAGHGTRMVSEKPKVLHEVGGKAMLDYVISASEAAGADDTAVIVGYKADIVKAALPENITAIEQKEQLGTGHAVLQALPFFENFNGNVLVLVGDAPLVRKETLEELVKAHEDGGFSATVLTAVFDDPTGYGRIVKNGDELIKIVEHKDATDEERGIKEINSGMYCFDAQALKTALQAINSDNVQGEYYLTDTIEILRGMGKKVGSYPTPDVDDIAAVNSKVQLAEIGKIMRRRINTSLMEAGAIIIDPENTYLSAETKIGKDTTIYPGVITEGRVIIGENCVIGHNSRIVNSTIADGVDIQISTVLDSFVDENTHVGPYAYLRPNSHIGKNVKVGDFVEVKNAVMKDGAKASHLTYIGDAEVGKNVNLGCGTVFVNYDGTNKYRTVVEDNCFIGCNSNLVSPVTVKEGSYVAAGSTITDDVPEDTLAVARARQVNKEGYALQMKQIKKISK
- the spoVG gene encoding septation regulator SpoVG, which gives rise to MVITDVRVRKIYPTGKMRGIVSVTFDDEFVVHDIKVIEGQNGYFIAMPSRKTPDGDFKDICHPITSSTRKEMQGIVLEAYEKAVLEKAEETEPEEIDLEVDFEDDSEE
- the purR gene encoding pur operon repressor; its protein translation is MKKNERVCAITKILTDNPNRVLTYNYFSQLFDASKTSVCEDVAIVKSAVEMMKMGKIETVSGAAGGVKYLPVVPDEEERAILLEIAERLMEPERKIQGGFLYYSDILSSPYYAQRLGKIIAGKYLEQGVEYVVTTETKGIPVALESARFLNVPMTVIRRSNKVTEGTTTSMNYVSGSTNKINTMYLSRRVNLEGKKVLIIDDFMKGGGTAKGMMNLMEEVGAVIIGPCVIFVTEEPNEKLVDNYLPLLRMCTSLNDKEKTLVELTVK